The window GAAGCACGGGAGATAGGTTTTCAGGGAAAGATTCGGTGGCTGCCGCCGCAATCAAACTCGATTTTCCTGTTCCACGGTCTCCGACTACTACGATTCTCACGCCGATCTTCCCGCCGGCGGCAGCAGAATTCCCGCCTGGCATTGAatctttttaagaataaaaaaatagagagcgCGACTGCAAAACGAGggaatcaagaaattaaaagagagtAATACGATGGGAGAGTCTGCTATTTATatttagtaatttattttttaattcattttgtgAGTGGGCACCAAGCTTGGCCACCGAGTTCGTTGGAGATTTGAGATTTTCAAAGTTATCTCGCGCGTCTACTGAAGCTAGAACTAGCTATGTTTTCTTCTTGGGCTTTAATGTTTAGGGCTCAATCAATTAAAGCCTCATATAAGCCCATGCATTTTGTTTAAATATCCAGCCCAGTGTAGAACCTCGGCCTGCATTTTGGAAATGTTGGTGCGGAACGTGCGGGGAACCCTTGCAGCCGCCGCGCGGCAGTTCTCGGCTACAGCAGTGACGGAGAAGGGTATTGTTAGCGGAGGAGAAGGGAAAAAGAGTGGCGGTGGAGACACGCTTGGAAGGAGGCTGTTTAGTTTGGTGTATGGAAAACGGAGTGCAGTAATAACAATAAGGAAATGGAAGGAAGAGGGACACAATGTCCGAAAGTACGAGCTGAACCGGATTGTTAGAGAGCTCCGTAAGCTGAAGCGGTACAAGCACGCCCTCGAGGTCAGAATCAGATTGATTgtctttgctttattttttagaactgtttgttttaatttaggAGGCTGCTGTTAATCTTAGAGTGCTTTTGTTGTGATTTTTACCTGATTAGTTATTAGATATGTAGGTGTGTGAATGGATGACAAAGCAGTCTGATATAAAGCTTGTACCGGGTGATTATGCTGTTCATTTGGACTTGATTGCGAAAATTCGTGGTCTAAATAGTGCAGAGAAGTTCTTTGAAGATATTCCTGATAAAATGAGGGATTATCAAGCATGTTCAGCTCTTCTCCATGTTTATGTCCAGAATAAATCGATCTCCAAAGCGGAGGCTTTGATGGAGAAAATGTCTGAATGTGGGTTCTTGAAGAATGCTCTTCCTTATAACCATATGCTATCAGTGTATGTTGCAAATGGGCAGTTGGAAAAGGTCGCGGAGATCATTCAAGAGTTAAAGAAAAAGACTTCACCTGATGTTGTTACTTATAATATGTGGTTAACTGCGTGTGCCTCGCAAAACGATGTGGAAACAGCAGAGAAAGTCTTTATGGAGCTGAAGAAGTCAAAATTAGATCCAGATTGGGTAACGTATAGTACGTTAACCAACTTGTATATCAAAAAGGAATGCCTTGAAAAAGCAGCGTATACTCTGAAGGAAGTGGAGAAAAGAGCTTCAAAGAAAAATCGAGTCACCTACTCCTCTCTTCTCAGTTTGCATGCGAACATGAAGGATAAGGATGGGCTACATCGAACCTGGAATAAGATGAACTCGGTctttaataaaatgaatgatGCTGAATATAATTGTATGATATCTTCACTTGTTAAACTTGGGGAGTTTGGAGGAGCAGAGAATCTCTACAATGAGTGGGAATCAGTTTCTGCAACTCGAGATTCTAGGGTTTCAAACATAGTTCTTGCTAGTTATATCAATAGAAATCAGATGGAAGACGCTGAAAATTTTTGCCAGCGCATGGTGCAAAAGGGCATCACTCCCTGTTATACTACCTGGGAGCTTCTTACTTGTGGTCATCTGAAAATGGAGCAGATGGAAAAGGTTTTAGAGAATTTTAAGAAAGCCTTGTGTAGTGTAAGAAAATGGACTCCTGATAAAAGGTTGATTGGAGATATATTCAAGAATCTGGAGGAGCGGGGCGACATTGAAGGAGCAGAGCAACTTTTGGTTATACTTCGGGATGCTGGCCATGTGAGTACCATGATATATAATTCTCTTCTACGAACCTATGCGAAAGCAGGTAAGATGCCAGTTATAATTGAGGAGCGTATGCAGAAGGATAATGTGGAGTTAGATGACGAAACACATAAGCTCATACAGACAACTAGCACCATGTGTGTGAGTGAAGTTTCCAGTTTGCCTATTCTGAAATAAACGGTATACTCTGTCATCTAAATTCAGCATTAGCAACTTGTGATTTTCTGCTATTCAGTTTGGGCTCCTGATAATTtgcatttgaattttattttgatagtcCGCATATCCCCTGGTGCATCAGAGTTCCTTGAAATCCTTTTGGATGGGATAAAGGGCCATGGTTGGTCATCTCCTCCACTCTCGTATCCTGGTCTTCCCCCCACCGCCTTATTCATTAGGGTTCTACCAATAGATAGTTATTATTCAAGTGGACAATTACTGAATACATCACTAGGCACTAGTAATGACTCTGTTTAAGCATTAATCATATTCTGTGTTTTtgttccatttttttatatctgtAGCTCTGTAATGGAATTTGTCATAGTTATGCCCTTGATTGACCACCTTATTCAATAAGGTTTGTCCAATAGACAGTTGGTTGGAGTTGATGGGAATATTCTTATATATTCAACCAGATTAAAACAGAGTTAGTGAACTTTTGAACAGAATTAAGGGCAGAGAGGATCGGGTTGTGCATGGCCGTGGATCCTTGCAGGTTGTTTTATAAACAATGAGATTGATGAATAGGGAGAGATAGTGGGGTTGAACAGCCATTTGAAGTGGATTAGTTCCGGTTTAGTTTAGCGTAACATCATAACAAGTGGTTGGATAATCGAAACATTCGTTCAGTGGTTGGGACAATATCCTAATAGGAAGCCATAATTCTCTTAGAAATACAGTTTCCAGTAAAAAAGTTGCCCCACTGCTTCAAAGTTTCAAACTATAAGCTATACGGAGAAAGACATTTTTTATGCATGCTCAATGCTTAGGGTGGGTTAGAAAACgtggtttttcaaaaattttggattttttctttaattttgcttaaaataattatttttttatgttttcatatcgtttagatatgctgatatcaaa is drawn from Populus nigra chromosome 5, ddPopNigr1.1, whole genome shotgun sequence and contains these coding sequences:
- the LOC133694112 gene encoding pentatricopeptide repeat-containing protein At4g02820, mitochondrial isoform X1, which encodes MLVRNVRGTLAAAARQFSATAVTEKGIVSGGEGKKSGGGDTLGRRLFSLVYGKRSAVITIRKWKEEGHNVRKYELNRIVRELRKLKRYKHALEVCEWMTKQSDIKLVPGDYAVHLDLIAKIRGLNSAEKFFEDIPDKMRDYQACSALLHVYVQNKSISKAEALMEKMSECGFLKNALPYNHMLSVYVANGQLEKVAEIIQELKKKTSPDVVTYNMWLTACASQNDVETAEKVFMELKKSKLDPDWVTYSTLTNLYIKKECLEKAAYTLKEVEKRASKKNRVTYSSLLSLHANMKDKDGLHRTWNKMNSVFNKMNDAEYNCMISSLVKLGEFGGAENLYNEWESVSATRDSRVSNIVLASYINRNQMEDAENFCQRMVQKGITPCYTTWELLTCGHLKMEQMEKVLENFKKALCSVRKWTPDKRLIGDIFKNLEERGDIEGAEQLLVILRDAGHVSTMIYNSLLRTYAKAGKMPVIIEERMQKDNVELDDETHKLIQTTSTMCVSEVSSLPILK
- the LOC133694112 gene encoding pentatricopeptide repeat-containing protein At4g02820, mitochondrial isoform X2 — protein: MTKQSDIKLVPGDYAVHLDLIAKIRGLNSAEKFFEDIPDKMRDYQACSALLHVYVQNKSISKAEALMEKMSECGFLKNALPYNHMLSVYVANGQLEKVAEIIQELKKKTSPDVVTYNMWLTACASQNDVETAEKVFMELKKSKLDPDWVTYSTLTNLYIKKECLEKAAYTLKEVEKRASKKNRVTYSSLLSLHANMKDKDGLHRTWNKMNSVFNKMNDAEYNCMISSLVKLGEFGGAENLYNEWESVSATRDSRVSNIVLASYINRNQMEDAENFCQRMVQKGITPCYTTWELLTCGHLKMEQMEKVLENFKKALCSVRKWTPDKRLIGDIFKNLEERGDIEGAEQLLVILRDAGHVSTMIYNSLLRTYAKAGKMPVIIEERMQKDNVELDDETHKLIQTTSTMCVSEVSSLPILK